The following proteins are encoded in a genomic region of Sorangiineae bacterium MSr12523:
- a CDS encoding ketoacyl-ACP synthase III: MAKIGFEIIGTGHYVPGEPVTNHDLARVMNTSDEWIYQRSGIRQRHYAPDGVGPSDLAYEAAKRALESAGLTAKDIDYIVFATMTPDYVFPGSGALLGAKLGIAGTPALDLRQQCAAMLFGLQMVDGLVQTGAAKTILFVGAEAHAGFMPWKDWGALDPKNGREASIEDKTKVDKHRNLAILFGDGAGALVFRATDRDAGLRGMKLHSDGRSAELLYVPGGGFRARPYWREDSHEEEAHIPRMDGRELFRFAVTKLPATARELCEEHKVGIDEIDWFLAHQANRRINEYIRDQLGVPPEKLPSNIDRFGNTSAGTLPILIDEQMRAGNLKRGQLSMILALGAGIHWGCAFLRF; encoded by the coding sequence ATGGCGAAAATTGGATTCGAGATCATCGGTACCGGGCACTACGTCCCGGGCGAACCCGTAACGAACCATGATCTCGCACGTGTGATGAACACGTCCGACGAGTGGATCTACCAGCGCTCCGGCATTCGTCAGAGGCACTACGCGCCCGATGGTGTCGGCCCGAGCGACTTGGCATATGAAGCGGCGAAGCGGGCCCTCGAGTCGGCCGGCCTCACCGCGAAAGACATCGATTACATCGTCTTTGCGACGATGACCCCCGACTACGTGTTCCCGGGATCGGGCGCACTGCTCGGTGCGAAGCTGGGTATCGCGGGCACGCCGGCGCTCGACCTGCGCCAGCAATGCGCGGCGATGCTCTTCGGCTTGCAGATGGTGGACGGCCTCGTCCAAACGGGCGCGGCCAAGACGATTCTCTTCGTCGGCGCCGAGGCGCACGCCGGGTTCATGCCCTGGAAGGATTGGGGTGCATTGGACCCCAAGAATGGGCGCGAGGCCTCGATCGAGGACAAGACCAAGGTCGACAAGCACCGCAACTTGGCCATCCTGTTCGGCGATGGCGCCGGCGCGCTGGTCTTCCGCGCCACGGATCGCGACGCGGGCCTGCGCGGGATGAAGCTGCATTCCGACGGTCGGTCGGCCGAATTGCTCTACGTGCCGGGCGGCGGCTTCCGGGCGCGCCCCTACTGGCGGGAAGATAGCCACGAGGAAGAAGCCCACATCCCGCGAATGGACGGGCGCGAGCTCTTTCGCTTTGCGGTCACCAAGCTGCCGGCGACGGCGCGGGAGCTCTGCGAGGAGCACAAAGTCGGCATCGACGAGATCGACTGGTTCCTTGCCCACCAGGCCAATCGCCGCATCAACGAATACATCCGAGACCAGCTCGGTGTTCCCCCGGAGAAGCTTCCGTCGAACATCGACCGATTCGGAAATACCAGCGCGGGCACCCTCCCCATTCTGATCGATGAGCAGATGCGGGCTGGAAATCTAAAGCGCGGACAGCTCTCCATGATCCTCGCCCTGGGTGCAGGCATACATTGGGGCTGCGCTTTCCTCCGATTCTGA
- a CDS encoding NUDIX hydrolase yields the protein MMVRMLPPAIQIRVDDEQSPHTTPAFLEVDRLRLVAGYPNGTTSEPFSYDLVRRRALDAVIILAHHTHASGEVHVFLRSSVRPPILFRDEPAPSAVLWELPAGLREPGESPQVAAARELHEELGVEVDPTALHELGPWIYPAPGFIGERQIFFHVEIDPIARQTPLEDGSPLERHATIVDIPLREALDLARQGLLPDGKTELALRRLAELVIRP from the coding sequence ATGATGGTCCGAATGCTCCCGCCTGCGATTCAGATCCGTGTCGACGACGAACAATCCCCCCACACGACGCCCGCTTTTCTGGAGGTGGACCGCTTGCGGCTCGTGGCGGGTTACCCCAACGGAACGACGAGCGAGCCGTTTAGCTACGACCTTGTACGGCGCCGTGCTCTCGATGCGGTCATCATCCTAGCCCACCACACTCATGCCAGCGGCGAAGTCCACGTCTTCCTTCGCTCTTCGGTGCGGCCCCCCATTTTGTTTCGCGACGAGCCGGCGCCCTCCGCGGTCCTCTGGGAGCTGCCGGCGGGGCTGCGGGAACCCGGCGAGTCGCCCCAGGTGGCGGCGGCGCGGGAGCTTCACGAGGAGCTCGGTGTCGAAGTCGACCCGACGGCACTGCACGAATTGGGGCCGTGGATCTATCCTGCTCCCGGGTTCATCGGTGAGCGCCAAATCTTCTTCCACGTGGAAATCGACCCTATTGCTCGGCAAACACCGCTCGAGGACGGCTCGCCGCTCGAACGCCACGCGACCATCGTCGACATCCCCTTGCGGGAAGCGCTGGATCTCGCGCGCCAAGGCCTCTTGCCGGACGGAAAGACCGAACTTGCGCTGCGAAGGCTCGCCGAGCTCGTGATCCGCCCATAA
- a CDS encoding VWA domain-containing protein, whose protein sequence is MSPRVKKLGFGALIVGIGVLGLYLYLRYVWYAGPTLAWARGDKNYELLSPRMLGIGLLAPYFLWMIGRSLADLPLVQRVLSVVLRVAFVVLLALGLARLARTATTQKVCTVYLVDVSDSVPDAALEDARAEIQKGLEAKPSDALVRVITFARRPRVVQLADDAKTAPALERHGEKNSGLGAATDLASALQLAYGLYPAGYLRRAVILSDGVQTDGDVLAEANRARQFGVKIFTIAYHRPVPGEVAVRELRVPDKVHVGEPFELHATVFASRAQKVKGVLKQGEAINGLDGVKMLDLKPGDNDISWKSVVHVAGEVTYALDLSDIGEDHFKENNRYAVTAAVPGRPAVLYVEGNTARANYLSSALSAQQFDVDVRNPRELPSSLRELERYDFVILSDAPAEAVSLTQQEALEQYVRDLGGGFLFAGGEHGYGLGGWYHTTIERILPVRMDSEKRRDEPGVAMVLVIDRSGSMSGMPLEMAKAAAKATADTLSGDDLLEVIAFDSQPTRVVKMTPAKHRARIQNDIARIQPGGGTEIFSALDAGYQALTVTRARRKHVILLTDGQASNNGIRDLVQAMVAEGITVSSVGLGGGVDETLLRMVADIGGGRFYKVLDPQSLPRVFTRETEMVSRSAAVEEYFQPRVATPADFLRGVDVRSAPFLHGYVATKMKPSPAQKILESELEEPILARWHVGLGWSLAWTSDVKNLWAVEWLRWPGYGQFWGQLVREHMRQKRRQQLDMRAEIDPATGHVKASIDAVGSDDKFQNGLDGKFEITGPMGGTAQVQAGDKSGKGETKKTAMRQTAPGRYEVDFPLERYGSFLLHAALEKSVDDGKGGSKSAVVAESFGHVTNPYPREYLALAPDTVTLARAAEVTSGKLNPDPKAVFDPAGETISYHQDLWSRFILAAIVVFLLDLLLRRIRIFDRKKTARPSLAVASR, encoded by the coding sequence ATGAGCCCGCGCGTGAAGAAACTCGGGTTCGGCGCGCTGATCGTGGGCATCGGCGTGCTGGGGCTCTACTTGTACCTGCGTTACGTCTGGTACGCGGGGCCGACCTTGGCCTGGGCGCGCGGGGACAAGAATTACGAGCTGCTCTCGCCGCGCATGCTCGGCATCGGCCTTCTGGCGCCGTATTTCCTCTGGATGATCGGCCGCTCCCTGGCCGATCTTCCGCTGGTCCAGCGCGTGCTCTCCGTGGTGCTGCGCGTGGCCTTCGTGGTGCTGCTGGCCCTGGGGCTCGCGCGCCTGGCGCGCACGGCGACGACCCAAAAAGTGTGCACCGTGTACCTGGTGGACGTGTCCGACTCGGTGCCGGATGCGGCCCTGGAGGATGCCCGCGCGGAGATCCAAAAGGGGCTCGAGGCGAAACCCAGCGATGCGCTGGTGCGGGTCATCACCTTCGCGCGGCGCCCGCGCGTGGTGCAGCTCGCCGACGATGCGAAGACCGCGCCGGCCCTGGAGCGGCACGGCGAGAAAAACTCCGGGCTCGGAGCCGCCACGGACTTGGCGAGCGCCCTGCAGCTGGCCTACGGCCTATACCCCGCGGGGTATCTGCGCCGCGCCGTCATTCTGTCCGACGGCGTGCAGACCGACGGCGATGTCTTGGCCGAGGCCAACCGCGCGCGCCAGTTCGGTGTGAAGATCTTTACCATCGCGTACCACCGCCCCGTGCCGGGCGAGGTGGCGGTGCGCGAGCTGCGCGTGCCCGACAAAGTGCACGTGGGCGAGCCCTTCGAGCTGCACGCGACCGTGTTCGCGAGCCGCGCGCAAAAAGTGAAGGGCGTGCTCAAGCAGGGTGAGGCCATCAACGGCCTCGATGGCGTCAAGATGCTCGACCTGAAGCCGGGCGACAACGACATTTCCTGGAAGAGCGTCGTGCACGTGGCCGGTGAGGTGACCTACGCCCTCGACCTGAGCGACATCGGCGAGGACCACTTCAAAGAGAACAACCGCTACGCCGTCACCGCGGCGGTGCCGGGCCGGCCTGCGGTGCTCTACGTCGAGGGCAACACCGCCCGCGCGAACTACCTTTCGAGCGCCCTTTCGGCGCAGCAATTCGATGTCGACGTGCGCAATCCGCGCGAGCTTCCCTCGAGCCTGCGCGAGCTGGAACGCTACGACTTCGTCATCCTGTCGGACGCCCCCGCCGAGGCAGTGTCGCTGACGCAGCAGGAGGCGCTCGAGCAGTACGTGCGCGATCTGGGCGGAGGTTTCCTCTTCGCCGGCGGCGAGCACGGTTACGGGTTGGGCGGCTGGTACCACACCACCATCGAGCGCATTTTGCCGGTGCGCATGGACTCGGAGAAGCGGCGCGACGAGCCGGGCGTGGCCATGGTGCTCGTGATCGACCGCTCCGGATCCATGAGCGGCATGCCCCTGGAGATGGCCAAAGCCGCGGCCAAGGCCACGGCGGATACGCTCTCGGGCGACGATCTGCTCGAGGTCATCGCCTTCGACTCGCAGCCGACGCGCGTCGTGAAGATGACCCCCGCGAAGCACCGCGCGCGCATCCAGAACGACATTGCGCGCATTCAACCGGGTGGCGGCACGGAGATCTTCAGCGCGCTCGATGCCGGTTACCAGGCGCTCACGGTGACGCGGGCGCGGCGCAAGCACGTCATCCTGCTCACCGACGGCCAGGCCTCGAACAACGGCATCCGCGATCTGGTGCAGGCCATGGTGGCCGAGGGCATCACGGTTTCGTCGGTCGGGTTGGGCGGCGGCGTGGACGAGACCCTGCTCCGCATGGTGGCCGACATCGGTGGCGGGCGTTTCTACAAGGTGCTCGACCCGCAGTCGCTCCCGCGCGTGTTTACGCGCGAGACGGAAATGGTGAGCCGCTCGGCCGCCGTGGAGGAGTATTTCCAGCCGCGCGTGGCCACCCCGGCGGACTTTTTGCGCGGGGTCGACGTTCGCAGTGCGCCCTTCCTGCACGGCTACGTCGCGACCAAGATGAAGCCGTCGCCGGCGCAAAAGATCCTCGAGTCCGAGCTCGAGGAGCCCATTCTGGCGCGCTGGCACGTCGGCCTGGGTTGGTCCTTGGCCTGGACCAGCGACGTGAAGAACCTCTGGGCGGTGGAGTGGCTTCGCTGGCCGGGCTACGGCCAATTCTGGGGCCAGTTGGTGCGCGAACACATGCGGCAAAAGCGCCGGCAGCAGCTGGACATGCGCGCCGAAATCGACCCGGCCACGGGCCACGTGAAGGCCTCCATCGATGCCGTCGGCAGCGACGACAAGTTCCAGAATGGTTTGGACGGCAAATTCGAAATCACGGGCCCGATGGGCGGGACTGCCCAGGTGCAGGCGGGCGACAAGAGCGGCAAGGGCGAGACCAAAAAGACGGCCATGCGGCAGACGGCCCCCGGCCGCTACGAGGTCGACTTCCCGTTGGAACGCTACGGGTCGTTCCTGCTGCACGCCGCCTTGGAGAAATCCGTCGACGACGGGAAAGGCGGCTCGAAATCCGCGGTGGTGGCCGAAAGCTTTGGCCACGTCACCAACCCGTACCCGCGCGAATACCTCGCCCTCGCCCCCGATACCGTCACCCTGGCGCGCGCCGCCGAGGTGACCTCGGGCAAACTGAATCCCGATCCAAAGGCGGTTTTCGACCCGGCCGGCGAAACAATCTCGTACCACCAGGATTTGTGGTCCCGGTTCATTCTGGCCGCCATCGTCGTCTTCCTGCTCGACCTGCTCCTGCGCCGGATCCGCATCTTCGACCGCAAAAAAACGGCCCGTCCCAGCCTCGCAGTCGCGTCGCGATAA
- a CDS encoding VWA domain-containing protein — protein MIFAGLGFAQLAAIFGIAGAAVVGLYVLRLRRRTVAIPFSPLWQRILKDKDATTLFSRLKRLLSLLLQLALLALLVFALGDPRAAATLVKGRTLVVLVDASASMQATDVSPNRLEVAKNEVKAMIRGLGGADRMLIAQMDAMVTPLGPMSGDTSELERALDQVKATDARADFPRALRFATDTLRNVELGEIVVVSDGNLGPALDASGPVHLGDDKLSFVSVGKGKRNVGITQFSVRRYPLDKSRYEVMLEVTNTGPEQQDIELSLLGDGNVVDLTKLRLMPGERLPRFYPNLSGASRTLEAKLANVDGTHDELPADDHAYALLPERRRAKVLVVTEGNTYLEAALLLDEYLEVTQVTPLDYVNKHASGSGFDVVVFDRVTPATPPRAHALYLDPRGPGSPVKVDAELTAPGFDKIDRKHPIVRFTALDDVNVAHGHKLVPDVAAGDKIVGAFGGTSPILVSGSRGAYKFVALGFDVRDSDLPLRVAWPLFLLNTVNFFTDEDARYISSFRTGDVWRVPVSTQATEATLSLPGGGTERVPVHEGRAVYLGERAGFYELTAGDTAATPEQPAPISGANKTAFAANLLDAEESTIAPVPELVVDGKTAGKVEGFHVGVRREIWIYLLLAAVLLTALEWATYHRRITV, from the coding sequence GTGATTTTCGCGGGGCTCGGCTTTGCCCAGTTGGCCGCCATTTTTGGCATCGCCGGGGCGGCGGTGGTGGGACTTTACGTGCTGCGCCTGCGGCGTCGCACGGTGGCGATTCCGTTTTCGCCGCTCTGGCAACGAATCCTCAAGGACAAGGATGCGACGACCCTTTTCTCGCGGTTGAAGCGCCTTTTGTCGCTGCTGTTGCAATTGGCCCTGCTCGCGCTCTTGGTGTTCGCGCTGGGAGATCCGCGCGCGGCGGCGACGTTGGTCAAAGGGCGGACGTTGGTGGTCCTGGTCGATGCCAGCGCCTCGATGCAGGCGACGGACGTGTCGCCGAACCGGCTCGAGGTGGCCAAGAACGAGGTCAAGGCGATGATCCGCGGCCTGGGCGGCGCCGATCGCATGCTCATCGCGCAGATGGACGCGATGGTGACGCCGCTCGGCCCGATGAGCGGGGATACGTCGGAGCTGGAGCGCGCCCTCGATCAAGTGAAGGCCACGGACGCGCGGGCGGATTTTCCGCGCGCGCTGCGCTTTGCGACGGACACGCTCCGCAACGTGGAGCTGGGCGAAATCGTCGTGGTGTCGGACGGCAACTTGGGCCCCGCATTGGATGCTTCGGGCCCGGTGCACTTGGGCGACGACAAATTGAGCTTCGTCTCCGTCGGCAAAGGAAAGCGCAACGTCGGCATTACGCAGTTTTCCGTGCGGCGCTACCCGCTCGACAAGAGCCGCTACGAGGTGATGCTCGAGGTGACCAACACCGGCCCCGAGCAGCAGGACATCGAGCTTTCGCTCTTGGGCGACGGCAACGTCGTCGACCTGACCAAGCTGCGCCTGATGCCGGGCGAGCGGCTGCCTCGCTTCTATCCGAACTTGTCCGGGGCGAGCCGCACCTTGGAGGCGAAGCTCGCCAACGTCGATGGCACGCACGACGAGCTGCCCGCCGACGATCACGCATACGCGCTTTTGCCGGAGCGGCGCCGGGCCAAGGTGCTCGTGGTGACCGAGGGAAACACGTACCTCGAGGCGGCCCTCTTGCTCGACGAATACCTCGAGGTGACGCAGGTCACGCCGCTGGACTACGTGAACAAACACGCGAGCGGGAGCGGCTTCGACGTGGTGGTCTTCGATCGCGTCACGCCGGCGACGCCGCCGCGGGCGCACGCTCTGTATCTGGATCCGCGCGGACCGGGATCGCCGGTGAAGGTGGACGCGGAGCTGACCGCGCCGGGGTTCGACAAGATCGACCGAAAGCACCCCATCGTGCGCTTCACGGCGCTCGACGACGTGAACGTCGCCCACGGGCACAAGCTGGTGCCCGACGTGGCGGCGGGCGACAAAATCGTAGGGGCCTTCGGGGGCACCTCGCCCATTTTGGTCTCGGGCAGCCGGGGCGCGTACAAATTCGTGGCCCTCGGGTTCGACGTGCGCGACTCCGATCTGCCGTTGCGCGTCGCGTGGCCGCTGTTCTTGCTCAACACGGTGAACTTCTTCACCGACGAGGACGCGCGCTACATCTCGAGCTTCCGCACCGGCGACGTGTGGCGCGTGCCCGTCTCCACGCAGGCGACGGAGGCCACGTTGTCGCTGCCCGGCGGTGGCACCGAGCGGGTGCCCGTGCACGAAGGTCGCGCGGTCTACCTCGGCGAGCGGGCCGGCTTTTACGAGCTGACGGCGGGCGACACGGCGGCGACGCCCGAGCAGCCTGCCCCCATCAGTGGAGCAAACAAGACGGCCTTTGCGGCGAACCTGCTCGATGCCGAGGAGAGCACGATTGCTCCGGTGCCGGAGTTGGTCGTCGATGGAAAGACGGCCGGCAAGGTGGAAGGCTTCCACGTGGGCGTGCGCCGTGAAATCTGGATTTACCTGCTCCTCGCGGCGGTGCTTTTGACCGCGCTCGAGTGGGCCACGTACCACCGGAGGATCACGGTATGA
- a CDS encoding DUF58 domain-containing protein — protein MGLLESLRNSFSRRSDAGGSRGDEDLFDDDFQRKLDYLAIVSRRVFAGRMRAERRTKKTGSGVEFADHREYQPGDDFRYLDWNVYQRFDKLLLRLFEEEEDLAIYFIVDASGSMAFGTGEKLRYAKRICAALAYVGLANLDRVCIVSTSDRVMMRMAETRGKARIFKVFRFLRELESAGTTDLGDALKTFVAQHKRRGLAVLISDLYDPQGFERGINVLRYNKFDPFVVHVVDKTEEKPKLFGDVLLYDCETGDEREVTVTPKVLARFREEYEKYIHDIDRFCATRQVPYVRADVSVPFDELILRVFRRGGFLR, from the coding sequence TTGGGGCTGCTTGAGAGCCTACGTAACTCTTTTTCGCGCCGCAGCGACGCCGGGGGCAGCCGCGGCGACGAGGACTTGTTCGACGACGACTTCCAGCGGAAGCTCGATTACCTCGCCATCGTGAGCCGGCGTGTGTTCGCCGGCCGCATGCGCGCCGAGCGGCGCACCAAGAAGACCGGCAGCGGCGTCGAATTCGCGGACCATCGCGAATACCAACCGGGCGACGATTTTCGATACCTCGATTGGAACGTCTATCAGCGCTTCGATAAGCTCTTATTGCGCCTCTTCGAAGAAGAAGAGGATTTGGCCATCTATTTCATCGTCGACGCCTCGGGATCGATGGCCTTCGGCACCGGCGAGAAGCTGCGCTATGCGAAGCGCATCTGCGCGGCCCTGGCCTACGTGGGGCTCGCCAACTTGGACCGCGTGTGCATCGTCTCCACCAGCGATCGCGTGATGATGCGCATGGCCGAGACGCGCGGCAAAGCGCGCATCTTCAAGGTATTCCGCTTCTTGCGCGAGCTCGAATCGGCGGGCACCACGGACTTGGGCGACGCGCTGAAGACCTTCGTCGCGCAGCACAAACGCCGCGGCCTGGCGGTGCTCATCAGCGATTTGTACGATCCGCAGGGCTTCGAGCGCGGGATCAACGTGCTGCGCTACAACAAATTCGACCCCTTCGTGGTCCACGTCGTCGACAAGACGGAGGAAAAGCCGAAGCTCTTCGGCGACGTGCTTTTGTACGACTGCGAGACGGGCGACGAGCGCGAGGTGACGGTGACGCCGAAGGTCCTCGCGCGCTTCCGTGAGGAGTACGAGAAGTACATTCACGACATCGACCGATTCTGCGCCACGCGGCAAGTGCCGTACGTGCGCGCCGACGTGTCGGTGCCCTTCGACGAGCTCATTTTGCGCGTCTTCCGGCGCGGAGGGTTTCTCCGGTGA
- a CDS encoding serine/threonine protein kinase, with protein sequence MLFPDEQHPSAIGGFEVLERLGSGGAGKVYLARSKGGRLVAVKVLSDNARADPEESATLAREASLCVRLSHPAIVQVRALVQEEGVSALVFDYVEGVALGRLLRFLSGRGERLSDLAAWHIVERILAALDYAHQQTPPIVHRDVTPGNVLLDWAGDAKLTDFGMAKMLGVASNTQLGLVKGTLGCMAPEQARGDPVTERADVYAAALLAWRLATGFAPFGKYRNDEVEMLRAMKNPRLPPLAALRPDLPATLTDAVARALEPDPQVRSITAEEFRRAVSTNMNTEPGREDLAVVLAAVREDLARPTPMGGFNIEGDHGSSTGNKGGVPAKEVTSRYSEVAVERDGESGEGAAEPVALKPFSPDFSPEKLGPITGIAPAAVVQEALRREDEPGPRRSFPSLSAQAASQATVSRLSLSDIGNVRTRRRRARSQVILTLVFVAFIFFVVGFALGLAMHR encoded by the coding sequence ATGCTTTTTCCGGACGAGCAGCACCCCTCTGCGATCGGCGGATTCGAGGTCCTCGAGCGACTTGGCTCGGGGGGCGCAGGAAAGGTGTACCTTGCACGCAGCAAGGGCGGGCGGCTCGTCGCGGTGAAGGTGCTGAGCGACAACGCGCGGGCGGATCCGGAGGAGTCGGCCACCCTGGCGCGTGAGGCTTCGCTGTGCGTTCGGCTGTCGCATCCTGCCATTGTCCAGGTGCGCGCGCTCGTTCAAGAGGAGGGGGTGTCGGCCCTGGTGTTCGACTACGTCGAGGGCGTGGCGCTGGGCCGGCTCTTGCGCTTTCTCTCGGGGCGGGGGGAGCGCCTGTCGGATCTGGCGGCGTGGCACATCGTGGAGCGCATTTTGGCGGCGCTCGATTACGCGCACCAGCAGACGCCGCCCATCGTTCACCGCGATGTCACACCGGGCAACGTGCTGCTCGATTGGGCCGGCGACGCCAAGTTGACCGACTTCGGCATGGCCAAAATGCTGGGGGTTGCCTCGAACACGCAGCTCGGCTTGGTCAAAGGAACCTTGGGCTGCATGGCGCCCGAGCAGGCGCGCGGCGATCCGGTGACCGAGCGTGCCGACGTCTATGCCGCCGCGCTCCTGGCGTGGCGCCTCGCCACGGGGTTTGCACCCTTCGGCAAATACCGCAACGATGAGGTGGAGATGCTTCGCGCGATGAAAAATCCGCGGCTTCCGCCCCTTGCTGCGCTGCGGCCAGATCTGCCGGCGACACTGACGGACGCGGTGGCGCGGGCGCTGGAGCCCGATCCGCAAGTGCGCAGCATCACGGCGGAAGAATTCCGCCGGGCGGTATCGACCAACATGAACACGGAGCCAGGGCGCGAGGACCTTGCGGTGGTGCTCGCCGCCGTGCGCGAGGATCTTGCACGGCCCACGCCCATGGGCGGATTCAACATTGAGGGCGATCACGGATCCAGCACCGGCAACAAGGGCGGCGTTCCCGCGAAGGAGGTCACATCACGGTATTCGGAGGTGGCGGTGGAGCGGGACGGGGAGTCCGGCGAAGGAGCGGCCGAACCGGTCGCGTTGAAGCCCTTTTCTCCGGATTTTTCACCGGAGAAGCTCGGGCCGATCACCGGCATCGCACCGGCGGCGGTCGTTCAAGAGGCACTTCGGCGGGAGGACGAACCCGGACCGCGGCGTTCTTTCCCAAGCCTCTCGGCGCAAGCCGCGTCGCAAGCGACGGTGTCGCGCCTTTCATTAAGTGACATCGGCAACGTGCGCACACGTCGGCGTCGTGCGCGCTCGCAGGTGATCCTCACGTTGGTCTTCGTGGCCTTCATCTTCTTCGTGGTGGGGTTTGCCCTAGGGCTTGCCATGCACCGCTGA
- a CDS encoding NAD(+)/NADH kinase has protein sequence MKKRVLVLSKRTSYRTFVEEQKDERIQGLIAKGDPTVLRLRRSHEAHEETMREVTSALTSLGAEVTLQVGPRTPFSVTGIDMVLTVGGDGTLLAASHQIGPGVPLLGVNSAPESSVGFFCAAAKGNVLETLRAAFEGTLPAVQLARMQVELNDTVIHKRVLNELLFCHACPAATTRYILRLSQPDGEFIEEDQRSSGLWIGPPAGSTAAQRSAGGHVLPLASTKLQFVVREAYVRLGTSLRLPMGLVEDGGTISIHCKIREGKAFLDGLHIVHDVAIGDRLVMRRSDEDLTVLGLTRRDA, from the coding sequence GTGAAGAAGCGGGTGCTGGTCCTTTCGAAGCGCACGTCGTACCGCACGTTCGTCGAAGAGCAGAAGGACGAGCGCATTCAGGGGCTCATCGCGAAGGGCGATCCCACGGTGCTTCGCCTGCGCCGCTCGCACGAAGCCCACGAGGAAACGATGCGCGAGGTCACCTCCGCGCTGACCTCGCTGGGCGCGGAGGTCACCCTGCAGGTGGGCCCGCGCACGCCGTTCTCGGTGACGGGCATCGACATGGTCCTCACCGTCGGTGGCGACGGCACCTTGCTCGCGGCCTCGCACCAGATCGGACCCGGCGTTCCACTCCTCGGCGTCAACAGCGCGCCGGAAAGCTCCGTCGGTTTCTTCTGCGCCGCCGCCAAGGGAAATGTGCTCGAAACCTTGCGCGCGGCCTTCGAGGGAACCCTGCCCGCGGTGCAACTCGCGCGCATGCAGGTCGAGTTGAACGACACGGTCATCCACAAGCGCGTGCTCAACGAGCTGCTCTTTTGCCACGCCTGCCCGGCCGCGACGACCCGCTACATTTTGCGCCTCTCGCAACCGGACGGTGAGTTCATCGAGGAGGATCAACGCTCGAGCGGTCTTTGGATCGGACCTCCTGCGGGCTCGACCGCAGCACAGCGAAGTGCGGGTGGCCACGTGCTGCCCCTCGCGTCAACGAAGCTCCAGTTCGTCGTGCGCGAAGCTTACGTAAGACTCGGCACATCGCTGCGCCTGCCGATGGGCCTCGTGGAAGACGGCGGAACCATTTCGATTCATTGTAAAATTCGCGAAGGAAAAGCCTTCTTGGATGGCCTGCACATCGTGCATGACGTTGCCATTGGCGATCGCCTGGTGATGCGCCGTTCCGACGAGGACTTGACGGTGCTCGGCTTGACGCGTCGCGACGCCTAG
- a CDS encoding MoxR family ATPase — MTEPNDVSSDVHAQVEQFRQQISVAREEIGRAIIGHREVVDGVLTCMLAGGHALLEGVPGLGKTMLVRTLSEVMHLTFSRIQFTPDLMPADILGTTVIDETQHGAKAFEFRKGPIFSNIVLADEINRATPKTQSALLEAMQEHRVSVGRQTYTLDEPFVVLATQNPLEMEGTYPLPEAQLDRFLFKLYVPFPNREELHQILDLTTGESQGRRREVLDKASILAMQKLVRQVPIARHVQDYAIRVLQATHPEGPEAPEIAKRYVRFGASPRGAQAVLLAAKIRALFEGRFAGSIDDVRAVALPALRHRVLLNFEGEAEGIKSDQVIEAILKSVVETKAGMKDADKKGVHVGAA, encoded by the coding sequence ATGACCGAACCGAATGACGTTTCATCGGACGTGCACGCCCAAGTCGAACAGTTTCGGCAGCAGATTTCCGTAGCGCGCGAGGAGATCGGGCGCGCCATCATCGGCCACCGCGAGGTCGTCGATGGGGTGCTCACGTGCATGCTCGCCGGTGGCCACGCGCTGCTCGAGGGCGTGCCGGGGCTCGGCAAGACGATGCTCGTGCGCACGCTGTCGGAGGTGATGCACCTCACGTTCTCGCGCATTCAGTTTACGCCCGACTTGATGCCGGCCGACATCCTCGGCACCACGGTCATCGATGAAACGCAGCACGGTGCCAAGGCCTTCGAGTTCCGCAAGGGCCCGATTTTCTCGAACATCGTGCTCGCGGACGAGATCAACCGCGCGACGCCGAAGACGCAGAGCGCCCTGCTCGAGGCCATGCAGGAGCACCGCGTCTCGGTGGGCCGGCAGACGTACACGCTCGACGAGCCGTTCGTCGTTCTCGCCACGCAAAACCCGCTCGAGATGGAGGGCACGTACCCGCTGCCCGAGGCGCAGCTCGACCGGTTTCTCTTCAAGTTGTACGTGCCGTTCCCCAACCGCGAGGAGCTGCACCAGATCCTCGACCTGACCACGGGCGAGTCGCAGGGGCGACGCCGCGAGGTGCTCGACAAGGCCTCCATTTTGGCGATGCAGAAGCTGGTGCGCCAGGTTCCCATCGCGCGGCACGTCCAGGATTACGCCATCCGCGTGCTCCAGGCGACGCACCCCGAGGGGCCCGAAGCTCCGGAAATCGCAAAGCGCTACGTGCGCTTCGGTGCCTCGCCGCGCGGGGCGCAGGCGGTGCTTTTGGCGGCGAAAATCCGCGCGCTCTTCGAGGGGCGTTTCGCCGGGAGCATCGACGACGTGCGCGCGGTGGCCTTGCCGGCGCTGCGCCATCGCGTGCTGCTCAACTTCGAGGGCGAGGCCGAGGGCATCAAGAGCGACCAGGTCATCGAGGCCATTTTGAAGTCGGTGGTGGAGACGAAGGCTGGAATGAAGGACGCGGACAAGAAGGGAGTCCACGTTGGGGCTGCTTGA